One Streptomyces sp. B21-105 genomic region harbors:
- a CDS encoding DeoR family transcriptional regulator — MTRADRRTLVRQLRDEGLSQRKIAGRLKVSKDTVRRDLDEIERQDADADAPGDAPPAAPDDPLAPQVSVGDSPVSAPPVAPVAAPPAEPARAGEPGGASPMAHDAPPADLPRRVSAQRLEIDLRRSPGLRRDLAVLASTGMSVEEAIAQAVTVLAAGYRRGLAQRRIVPGPFVVRDVYVSPPMPARLVPRRPETAPPEGA; from the coding sequence GTGACGCGCGCGGACCGGCGCACGCTGGTGCGCCAGCTGCGCGACGAGGGCCTGAGCCAGCGCAAGATCGCGGGCCGTCTGAAGGTCAGCAAGGACACGGTGCGCCGCGATCTGGACGAGATCGAGCGCCAGGACGCGGACGCGGACGCGCCGGGCGATGCGCCGCCCGCTGCGCCGGACGATCCGCTTGCGCCGCAGGTCAGCGTGGGTGACTCGCCGGTAAGCGCGCCACCGGTTGCGCCGGTCGCTGCGCCGCCGGCTGAACCGGCGCGCGCCGGTGAGCCGGGTGGCGCGTCGCCCATGGCGCACGATGCGCCACCTGCCGATCTGCCGCGCCGGGTGTCGGCTCAGCGCCTCGAGATCGACCTGCGCCGCTCGCCGGGACTGCGCCGGGACCTGGCGGTGCTGGCGTCCACCGGCATGAGCGTCGAGGAGGCGATCGCCCAGGCCGTCACCGTCCTGGCGGCCGGCTACCGCCGTGGCCTCGCCCAGCGCCGGATCGTGCCCGGCCCGTTCGTCGTGCGGGACGTGTACGTCAGCCCTCCGATGCCCGCCCGGCTCGTGCCCCGCAGGCCCGAGACCGCCCCGCCCGAGGGCGCCTGA